The window TGAAATTAATGCTTTGCGCGAAAAGGAGAAGCAAGATTGGAAGAAATTGAGCAATGAGGAAAAGAAAGCCTTATACCGTGCCAGTTTCTGTCAAACTTTTGCTGAAATGAAGGCCGGTACCGGTGAATGGAAAATGCATTTGGGTATGGGTTTGATTTTCACCACCTTGGCTCTCTGGGTTGCCATTTTCATGAACACCTATGGTaggtttttgttaaacatttcctAAATTATATTAGTTccatttgtttacaaaacaaaatttctcttataGTCTACGATGAAATGCCCGTTACCTTCGATGAAGAACACCAAAAGGCTCAATTGAAACGTATGTTGGATTTGGAAATGAACCCTGTCACTGGTATCTCTTCCAAATGGGACTACGAAAACAAGAGATGGAagtaaatta of the Lucilia cuprina isolate Lc7/37 unplaced genomic scaffold, ASM2204524v1 Scaffold_404, whole genome shotgun sequence genome contains:
- the LOC111674585 gene encoding cytochrome c oxidase subunit 4 isoform 1, mitochondrial, giving the protein PRNAQVGSVASVHTLDKIGKREIVGYGWNGTACYADRVDYPMPAIRFREATNEINALREKEKQDWKKLSNEEKKALYRASFCQTFAEMKAGTGEWKMHLGMGLIFTTLALWVAIFMNTYVYDEMPVTFDEEHQKAQLKRMLDLEMNPVTGISSKWDYENKRWK